DNA sequence from the bacterium genome:
CTCTTCGTCGAGCTCGATGATCTGCTTCTCCGAAAGTTTCTCGAGCGCATGCTCGACCATGCCCACCGCGCCCTCGACGATCTTGGCTCGAGCGGCGACGACCGCACTTGCCTGCTGTCGCTGCAACATGGCCGCCGCGATCTCGGTCGAATACGCCAGGTGACTGATGCGCGCTTCGAGAACCGAAACGCCCGCCTCCTGCAGGCGCTCCTGGACTTCGGTGCGAAGCTTCTGGCTGATCTTGGCCGTATGGCCGCTGAGCGTCACTTCGCCTTCTTCGAGAGCATCATAGGGGTAGTTCGTGGCCAGGCCGCGCACCGCCGCTTCGCTCTGCACGTGCACGAAGTTGACGTAATCGTCGACGTTGAACAGCGCCTCCGCGGTATCCACGACTTTCCACACCACGACCGCACCGATCTGAACCGGATTGCCACGGTTGTCGTTGACCTTGAGCTTGCCGGTTTCGAAGTTTCGAGTTCGGACCGAAATCCTCCTCTTGAGATAGAAGGGATTCGCCCACCTCAAGCCGGGATCGTGAACCGTCCCCTTGTAGGCCCCAAACAGTTGTAGCACCCGGGCTTCGTTGGGCTGGACCGTGAACAGACCGGCGAGACACACGGCTACCAGCGTGAACAGCAACAGCCACCCTGCGATGGCCGAAACGTCGCCACGGCTGGCGGCGCCAATGAAGCCCCAGATCGAAAGCGCAAGAAGCGCCAGAAGCACGAACAGCGCCAAAAAACCAGACATCGCCGAGACCGCCCGTTCTCTCTGTACTTGAGCCATAGTGCACCTCCATTGATATCTAAATGATATCCCGTAGATATCAGAAGGTCAAGCTCTCAAGAGACGGCGCTGAGCAGGCGAGATCCTTCGACAAGACTCGCGACCGCCCGGTCGATCGATTCGGCAACTCGATCGGACGGCGGCGCCGGGGCCCGGGCCGGCACCCTCTCAGGCACTGGCGCCGGCATCTTGACCGGAGTCGTCGCGGGAACCTCCACGACCACACCATTCTCGAGCACGGTCCGAATTTGTTCGGCCGGCTGGGGCTCACAGAAGAGAAAACCCTGGCAGCGGGTGCAGCCGTGGCTGAGCAGAAAGTCGATCTGCGTCTCCTGCTCCACACCTTCCGCGATCACCTCGAGGCCGAGGCTGTCGGCCATGGCGACGATCGCCGACACGATTCCTTCCATGTCGGTTTCTCCGGGCACGCCCTTAAGGAAGGATCTGTCGATCTTTAGACTGTCCAGCGGAAAGCGCGCCAGCCGGCTGAGCGAGGAATAGCCGGTTCCGAAGTCGTCGACCGAAAGACGTACTCCCAGTGATTTCAAGCGCCACATGCACTCGGTGGCCTCTTCGTAGCCCTGCATCAGCGCTCCCTCGGTCAGCTCGAGGTCGAGGAGCTCGGCGGGCATCCCGGTTTCTTC
Encoded proteins:
- a CDS encoding SPFH domain-containing protein — encoded protein: MSGFLALFVLLALLALSIWGFIGAASRGDVSAIAGWLLLFTLVAVCLAGLFTVQPNEARVLQLFGAYKGTVHDPGLRWANPFYLKRRISVRTRNFETGKLKVNDNRGNPVQIGAVVVWKVVDTAEALFNVDDYVNFVHVQSEAAVRGLATNYPYDALEEGEVTLSGHTAKISQKLRTEVQERLQEAGVSVLEARISHLAYSTEIAAAMLQRQQASAVVAARAKIVEGAVGMVEHALEKLSEKQIIELDEERKAAMVSNLLVVLCSDRHTQPVVNTGTLHN